In Rahnella sikkimica, the following are encoded in one genomic region:
- the urtB gene encoding urea ABC transporter permease subunit UrtB — translation MRILIRSLLFLLCCLPLLAQAGAANDFAAASRSQQADLLQQWAADPQPERLPLLEALKQENVVIDAAKHAFTQNGDQLTPLDGDAKPQGDTKKVWLNNRLRILIANALSAHRLVSTDSVVRLQAAKSLQRDAQADQLQLLTRRLDAEKDSAVHDALAVAVANLQLSDASPQVRLKAVELLGTSGDPDTQGRLQSLTDPKTEADATVRAAADISLKAVQHRLLVGDLLGQAFTGLSLGSILLLAALGLAITYGLLGVINMAHGEMLMLGSYSTYMVQSLFQHYAPGLLALYPLVALPVAFFITAGIGMALERTVIRHLYGRPLETLLATWGISLILIQGVRVLFGAQNVEVANPGWLSGGIQLLPNLVLPYNRIAVIIFVLLVLGLTWLLLNKTRLGMNVRAVTQNRAMAACCGVPTGRVDMLAFGLGSGIAGLGGVALSQLSNVGPELGQGYIIDSFLVVVLGGVGQLAGTVVAAFGLGIVNKILEPEIGAVLGKILILALIILFIQKRPQGLFAFKGRVID, via the coding sequence ATGAGAATCCTCATCAGATCACTGCTTTTCCTGCTTTGCTGCCTGCCGTTGCTGGCGCAGGCCGGTGCGGCGAATGACTTTGCTGCCGCCAGCCGCAGCCAGCAAGCCGACTTATTACAACAATGGGCGGCGGATCCGCAGCCGGAAAGATTGCCCCTGCTCGAGGCGCTGAAGCAGGAAAACGTCGTCATCGACGCCGCTAAACACGCTTTCACCCAAAACGGCGATCAGTTGACGCCACTCGACGGCGACGCGAAACCGCAGGGTGACACCAAAAAAGTGTGGCTGAACAACCGCCTGCGCATTCTGATTGCCAACGCATTATCCGCGCACCGTCTGGTCAGCACCGACAGCGTAGTGCGTTTACAGGCCGCAAAATCCTTACAGCGTGACGCGCAGGCCGACCAGTTGCAGCTGCTGACCCGTCGTCTCGACGCGGAAAAAGACAGCGCGGTTCACGATGCGCTGGCTGTCGCGGTGGCGAATTTACAGCTCAGCGATGCCAGTCCGCAGGTGCGCCTGAAAGCCGTCGAACTGCTCGGCACGTCCGGCGATCCTGATACGCAGGGCCGTTTGCAAAGCCTGACCGATCCGAAAACCGAAGCCGACGCCACCGTGCGCGCAGCGGCAGACATCAGCCTGAAAGCGGTTCAGCACCGCCTGCTGGTCGGCGATTTACTCGGCCAGGCATTTACCGGTTTATCGCTCGGCTCGATTTTACTGCTCGCCGCGCTCGGGCTGGCGATCACTTACGGCCTGCTGGGCGTGATCAACATGGCGCACGGCGAAATGCTGATGCTCGGTTCGTACTCGACCTACATGGTGCAGTCGCTGTTTCAGCATTACGCGCCGGGCCTGCTGGCGCTCTACCCGCTGGTTGCGCTGCCGGTGGCGTTTTTCATCACCGCCGGGATCGGCATGGCGCTCGAACGCACGGTGATCCGCCATTTATATGGCCGCCCGCTGGAAACCTTGCTGGCAACCTGGGGCATCAGCCTGATTCTGATCCAGGGCGTGCGCGTGCTGTTTGGCGCGCAGAACGTCGAAGTCGCCAACCCCGGCTGGCTCTCCGGCGGCATTCAGTTATTACCGAATCTGGTGCTGCCGTACAACCGCATCGCCGTCATTATCTTTGTGCTGCTGGTGCTGGGCCTGACCTGGCTGCTGCTCAATAAAACGCGGCTCGGCATGAACGTGCGCGCCGTCACCCAAAACCGTGCGATGGCCGCCTGTTGCGGCGTGCCAACCGGTCGCGTGGATATGCTGGCGTTCGGCCTCGGTTCCGGCATCGCCGGGCTGGGTGGCGTGGCGCTGTCGCAGCTCAGCAACGTCGGCCCGGAACTCGGGCAGGGTTACATCATCGATTCATTTTTGGTGGTTGTGCTTGGCGGCGTTGGCCAGCTGGCGGGAACCGTCGTTGCGGCCTTTGGTCTGGGCATCGTGAACAAAATTCTTGAGCCGGAAATCGGTGCCGTGCTGGGCAAAATCCTGATCCTCGCGCTGATTATTCTGTTTATCCAGAAACGTCCTCAGGGACTCTTCGCCTTCAAAGGCAGGGTGATTGACTGA
- a CDS encoding GNAT family N-acetyltransferase — protein sequence MKTRLSHAPTADDIDEIKAGLRGFNRNFIPQPKFRELGIFVEDENGHKQAGIVAETIGNWMYIQMLWVDESLRGKDVGTQLIREAEEEAQARGCRYSLVDTFSFQARPFYERMGYATQMTLEDYIADSRAPEDLPSTHTRYFLTKKLL from the coding sequence ATGAAGACCCGACTCAGCCATGCCCCGACCGCAGACGATATCGATGAAATCAAAGCCGGTCTGCGCGGTTTCAACAGAAACTTCATCCCGCAGCCGAAATTTCGTGAGTTAGGGATTTTTGTTGAAGATGAAAATGGCCACAAACAGGCAGGGATTGTGGCTGAAACCATCGGTAATTGGATGTACATCCAGATGCTGTGGGTCGATGAGTCGTTACGCGGTAAAGATGTGGGAACGCAACTGATCCGTGAGGCTGAAGAAGAAGCGCAGGCGCGCGGCTGCCGGTATTCGCTGGTCGATACGTTTAGTTTTCAGGCGCGGCCATTCTATGAGCGCATGGGTTATGCGACGCAGATGACGCTGGAAGATTACATCGCCGATTCCCGCGCGCCGGAAGATTTACCGTCCACGCATACCCGCTATTTTCTGACGAAGAAACTGCTCTGA
- the urtD gene encoding urea ABC transporter ATP-binding protein UrtD, producing MTGDLFTQPQRADKHREQTDPILQLENINVSFDGFKALTNLSLNIGVGELRCVIGPNGAGKTTLMDVITGKTKPQSGRVFYDQRTDLTKLDPVGIAQSGIGRKFQKPTVFEALTVFENLEIAQKTNKSVWACLRAKMNSEQRDRIDEMLGTLRLAAERHRPAGLLSHGQKQFLEIGMLLVQEPHLLLLDEPAAGMTDAETEYTAELFKQLAGKHSLMVVEHDMGFVETIADHVTVLHQGQVLAEGSLRDVQANEQVIDVYLGR from the coding sequence ATGACCGGAGACCTGTTTACCCAGCCGCAGCGGGCGGATAAGCACCGCGAACAGACCGACCCGATTTTGCAGCTGGAAAACATCAACGTCAGTTTTGACGGTTTTAAAGCGCTGACCAATTTGTCGCTGAACATCGGCGTCGGTGAATTGCGCTGCGTGATCGGCCCGAACGGCGCGGGGAAAACCACGCTGATGGACGTGATCACCGGCAAAACCAAACCGCAAAGCGGACGCGTTTTTTACGACCAGCGAACCGATCTGACGAAGCTCGATCCGGTGGGAATCGCGCAGTCGGGCATTGGCCGTAAATTCCAGAAACCGACGGTCTTCGAAGCACTGACGGTTTTCGAAAATCTGGAAATCGCGCAGAAAACCAATAAATCGGTGTGGGCGTGTCTGCGCGCCAAAATGAACAGCGAACAGCGCGACCGCATTGACGAAATGCTCGGCACGCTGCGCCTCGCGGCAGAACGCCATCGCCCGGCGGGATTGTTGTCACACGGCCAGAAACAGTTTCTGGAGATCGGCATGTTGCTGGTGCAGGAGCCGCATTTGCTGCTGCTCGATGAACCGGCGGCGGGCATGACTGACGCCGAAACCGAATACACCGCCGAGCTGTTCAAACAGCTGGCGGGCAAACATTCGCTGATGGTGGTCGAACACGACATGGGGTTTGTGGAAACCATCGCCGATCACGTCACCGTGCTGCATCAGGGTCAGGTGCTGGCTGAAGGTTCGCTGCGCGACGTGCAGGCGAACGAGCAGGTTATCGACGTTTATTTAGGACGCTGA
- the urtA gene encoding urea ABC transporter substrate-binding protein produces MQRRRFIKAFALSATVVSMGLAWSAQAADTIKVGIMHSLSGTMAISETPLKDVALMTIDDINAKGGVLGKKLEPVVVDPASNWPLFAEKARQLLTQDKVAVVFGCWTSVSRKSVLPVFEELNGLLFYPVQYEGEEMSPNVFYTGAAPNQQAIPAVEYLMSEDGGAAKRFFLLGTDYVYPRTTNKILRAFLHSKGVKDSDIEEVYTPFGYSDYQTIVSNIKKFSAGGKTAVISTINGDSNVPFYKELANQGVKATDVPVVAFSVGEEELRGIDTKPLVGDLAAWNYFQSVDNPTNKKFVAEWKAYAKAHKLPNADTAVTNDPMEATYVGIHMWAQAVEKAGTTDVDKVRAAMAGQTFAAPSGFTLTMDKTNHHLHKPVMIGEIESNGQFNVVWQTDKPIRAQPWSPYIPGNDKKPDTPVKTTN; encoded by the coding sequence ATGCAACGTCGACGTTTTATTAAAGCCTTTGCTCTGTCCGCCACCGTAGTCAGCATGGGATTAGCCTGGAGCGCACAGGCTGCCGACACCATTAAAGTCGGCATTATGCATTCTCTTTCCGGCACGATGGCGATTTCCGAAACGCCGCTGAAAGACGTCGCGCTAATGACCATTGATGACATCAATGCCAAAGGCGGCGTGCTGGGCAAAAAGCTGGAACCCGTGGTGGTCGATCCGGCGTCCAACTGGCCGCTGTTCGCTGAAAAAGCCCGCCAGTTACTGACGCAGGATAAAGTCGCCGTGGTGTTCGGCTGCTGGACGTCGGTGTCGCGTAAATCGGTGCTGCCGGTCTTTGAAGAGCTGAATGGCCTGCTGTTCTATCCGGTGCAGTACGAAGGCGAAGAGATGTCGCCGAACGTGTTCTACACCGGTGCCGCGCCTAACCAGCAGGCGATTCCGGCGGTGGAATATCTGATGAGCGAAGACGGCGGTGCGGCTAAACGCTTCTTCCTGCTCGGCACGGACTATGTCTATCCACGCACCACCAACAAAATCCTGCGCGCCTTCCTGCATTCCAAAGGCGTGAAAGACAGCGATATCGAAGAAGTCTATACGCCGTTCGGTTACAGCGATTACCAGACGATTGTGTCCAACATTAAGAAATTCTCCGCCGGCGGCAAAACCGCGGTGATCTCCACCATCAACGGCGATTCCAATGTGCCGTTCTACAAAGAACTGGCGAACCAGGGCGTGAAAGCGACCGATGTGCCGGTGGTGGCGTTCTCGGTTGGCGAAGAAGAACTGCGCGGCATCGACACCAAACCGCTGGTCGGCGACCTCGCGGCGTGGAACTACTTCCAGTCCGTCGATAACCCGACGAACAAAAAATTCGTCGCCGAATGGAAGGCGTACGCCAAGGCTCACAAGCTGCCAAACGCGGACACCGCCGTGACCAACGACCCGATGGAAGCGACGTATGTCGGCATCCACATGTGGGCGCAGGCAGTTGAAAAAGCCGGGACGACGGATGTGGATAAAGTCCGCGCTGCTATGGCCGGACAGACCTTCGCCGCGCCGTCTGGCTTCACGCTGACCATGGATAAAACCAATCACCACCTGCACAAACCGGTGATGATCGGCGAAATCGAATCGAACGGTCAGTTCAACGTGGTCTGGCAGACCGACAAACCGATCCGCGCCCAGCCGTGGAGCCCGTACATTCCGGGTAACGACAAAAAGCCTGATACCCCGGTGAAAACGACGAACTAA
- the uca gene encoding urea carboxylase: MFTKVLIANRGEIACRAIRTLKRLGIASVAVYSDADRNAPHVADADIAIALGGEKASESYLMIDKILAAAKESGAQAIYPGYGFLSESAEFADACEAAGLAFIGPTAGQIREFGLKHRARELAGAASVPMTPGTGLLDSIDDAVSAAAGIGYPVMLKSTAGGGGIGLMRCDDEDALRAAWDSVKRLGEQFFRDAGVFLEHFVDRARHVEVQIFGDGKGRVVALGERDCSLQRRNQKVVEETPAPHLPQASREALHRAAVKLGESVNYRSAGTVEFIYDAARDEFYFLEVNTRLQVEHPVTEMVTGLDLIECMLRVAADEPLDWPALEKAPQGASMEVRIYAEDPLKNFQPSPGVLTEVFFPPDVRVDGWVSTGSEVSAFYDPMIAKLIVHGKDRQDALAKMSAALAATRLHGIATNIDYLRQVVATPVFREGEMWTRMLDSFVYAPNAVEVIAPGTYSSVQDYPGRLGYWDIGVPPSGPMDDFAFRLANRIVGNHLDAAGLEFTLQGPVLRFHCDATIALTGARCPADLDGESVAYWQPVLVKAGQTLTLGRATQGCRTYLAVRNGFDVPVYLGSRSTFALGQFGGHAGRTLRVADMLTVSQPELAACTTPAPVDLPQAAAANIVQPYGDLWNIGVLYGPHGAPDFFTQESIETFFESEWQVHYNSNRLGVRLVGPKPQWARQDGGEAGLHPSNVHDCEYAIGAINFTGDFPVILTRDGPSLGGFVCPVTIAKAELWKVGQVKPGDKIRFHPISFEQAQALERAQQGTIDSLMPVNAMALPVPSLLPDTTVSATVLASLPATAERPSVEYRQAGDGYVLIEYGDNVLDLAVRMRIYLLMNAIRAAGQAGIEELSPGVRSLQIRYDSRVLHQTALLQHLLTLEHNLADVSQLKIPTRIVHMPMAFEDSATLGAVERYQQTVRADAPWLPNNVDFIQRTNGLASREDVKKIIFDASYLILGLGDVYLGAPCAVPVDPRHRLLSSKYNPARTFTAEGTVGIGGMYMCIYGMDSPGGYQLVGRTLPIWNKFLKNEQFKNGEPWLLHFFDQVRFYEVSEAELDIQRDAFREGRAQVRIEETEFDFAQYTQFLADNAADITEFRAQQAGAFTREVAHWHEAESAAVEAAANAVQLVEDEADQDGHLVSADLNGNVWKILVEPGQQVEEGQPLIVVEAMKMELSVNAPCAGTVLKISCQQGRPVGPGDALLWLDAAV, encoded by the coding sequence ATGTTTACTAAAGTCCTGATCGCCAACCGTGGCGAAATTGCCTGCCGCGCGATCCGCACGCTGAAACGTCTGGGCATCGCCAGCGTTGCCGTCTATTCAGACGCCGACCGCAATGCGCCGCACGTCGCGGATGCCGATATCGCCATCGCGCTCGGCGGCGAAAAGGCCAGCGAAAGCTACCTGATGATCGACAAAATTCTGGCCGCCGCGAAAGAATCCGGCGCGCAGGCGATTTATCCCGGCTACGGATTTTTATCCGAAAGCGCAGAGTTTGCCGATGCCTGTGAAGCCGCAGGCCTCGCGTTTATCGGCCCGACCGCCGGACAAATCCGCGAGTTTGGCCTCAAGCACCGCGCCCGTGAACTAGCCGGTGCCGCCAGTGTGCCGATGACGCCGGGCACCGGTTTGCTCGACAGCATTGACGATGCGGTCAGCGCCGCTGCCGGAATCGGGTATCCGGTGATGCTGAAGAGTACCGCAGGCGGCGGTGGCATTGGCCTGATGCGCTGCGACGACGAAGACGCATTGCGTGCCGCGTGGGACAGCGTGAAGCGCCTCGGCGAACAGTTTTTCCGTGACGCCGGCGTATTTTTGGAACACTTTGTCGATCGCGCCCGGCATGTCGAAGTGCAGATTTTTGGCGACGGCAAAGGCCGCGTGGTGGCACTCGGCGAGCGTGACTGCTCGTTGCAGCGCCGCAATCAGAAAGTCGTGGAGGAAACGCCCGCCCCCCATCTGCCGCAGGCCAGCCGCGAAGCGTTGCACCGCGCCGCCGTTAAGCTCGGTGAATCGGTGAATTACCGCAGTGCCGGAACGGTCGAATTTATTTATGACGCCGCGCGCGACGAATTTTATTTCCTCGAAGTGAATACCCGTTTGCAGGTCGAGCATCCGGTCACCGAAATGGTCACCGGGCTGGATTTAATCGAATGTATGTTGCGGGTCGCCGCAGACGAACCGCTGGACTGGCCTGCGCTGGAGAAAGCCCCGCAGGGCGCGTCGATGGAAGTACGTATTTACGCCGAAGATCCGCTGAAAAATTTCCAGCCGAGCCCCGGCGTGCTGACCGAAGTGTTTTTCCCGCCAGACGTTCGCGTGGATGGCTGGGTTTCAACCGGCAGCGAAGTGTCAGCGTTTTATGACCCGATGATCGCCAAACTGATTGTTCACGGCAAAGACCGACAGGACGCGCTGGCAAAAATGTCTGCCGCGCTGGCCGCCACCCGCCTGCACGGCATCGCCACCAATATTGATTATCTGCGTCAGGTCGTCGCCACGCCGGTGTTCCGCGAAGGCGAAATGTGGACGCGGATGCTCGACAGTTTTGTCTACGCACCAAACGCCGTCGAAGTGATTGCGCCCGGCACGTACAGCAGCGTGCAGGATTATCCGGGCCGTCTGGGTTACTGGGATATCGGCGTGCCGCCGTCCGGGCCGATGGACGATTTTGCGTTCCGCCTCGCCAACCGCATTGTCGGCAATCATCTCGACGCCGCCGGGCTGGAATTCACGCTTCAGGGGCCGGTGCTGCGTTTTCATTGTGACGCGACCATCGCGCTGACCGGCGCACGCTGCCCGGCGGATCTCGACGGCGAAAGCGTCGCTTACTGGCAGCCGGTGCTGGTGAAAGCCGGTCAGACGCTGACGCTGGGCCGCGCCACGCAGGGCTGCCGCACTTATCTGGCGGTGCGTAACGGTTTCGATGTGCCGGTTTATCTCGGCAGCCGCTCAACTTTCGCGCTCGGACAGTTTGGCGGTCACGCGGGCCGCACGCTGCGTGTCGCGGACATGCTGACCGTTTCGCAGCCGGAACTTGCCGCCTGCACCACGCCCGCGCCGGTGGACTTACCGCAGGCCGCCGCCGCCAATATCGTTCAACCTTATGGCGATCTCTGGAATATTGGCGTGCTTTATGGCCCGCACGGCGCGCCGGATTTCTTCACACAGGAATCTATTGAGACGTTCTTTGAATCCGAATGGCAGGTGCATTACAACTCCAACCGCCTCGGCGTGCGGCTGGTCGGCCCGAAACCCCAATGGGCGCGGCAGGATGGCGGCGAAGCCGGTCTGCATCCGTCGAACGTGCATGACTGCGAATACGCCATCGGCGCAATCAACTTCACCGGCGATTTTCCGGTCATTCTGACGCGAGACGGGCCAAGCCTCGGCGGTTTCGTCTGCCCGGTGACCATCGCCAAAGCTGAGCTGTGGAAAGTCGGGCAGGTCAAACCGGGCGATAAAATCCGCTTCCATCCGATCAGTTTCGAACAGGCGCAGGCGCTGGAACGGGCGCAGCAAGGCACTATTGATTCGCTGATGCCCGTTAATGCGATGGCGCTGCCGGTGCCGTCGCTGCTGCCGGACACCACGGTTTCCGCCACGGTTCTCGCGTCGTTACCGGCTACCGCAGAGCGCCCGTCGGTGGAATACCGGCAGGCGGGCGATGGCTACGTGCTGATTGAGTACGGCGATAACGTACTGGATCTGGCGGTGCGCATGCGCATTTATCTGCTGATGAATGCCATCAGAGCGGCCGGTCAGGCAGGCATCGAAGAACTGTCGCCGGGCGTGCGTTCGCTGCAAATCCGCTACGACAGCCGCGTGCTGCACCAGACTGCGCTGCTTCAGCATTTACTGACGCTCGAACACAATCTGGCGGACGTCAGCCAGCTCAAAATCCCGACCCGTATCGTGCATATGCCGATGGCGTTTGAAGATTCCGCCACACTCGGCGCGGTCGAACGCTATCAGCAAACCGTGCGTGCCGACGCGCCGTGGCTGCCCAATAACGTGGATTTCATCCAGCGCACCAACGGGCTGGCCAGTCGCGAAGACGTGAAAAAAATCATTTTCGACGCCAGCTACCTGATCCTCGGGCTGGGCGACGTGTATCTCGGTGCGCCTTGCGCGGTGCCGGTCGATCCGCGCCATCGCCTGCTCAGTTCCAAATACAACCCGGCGCGGACGTTCACCGCCGAAGGCACGGTCGGCATCGGCGGCATGTATATGTGCATTTATGGCATGGATTCACCGGGCGGTTATCAGCTGGTCGGCCGCACGCTGCCTATCTGGAACAAATTCCTGAAAAACGAACAGTTCAAAAACGGCGAACCGTGGCTGCTGCATTTCTTCGATCAGGTGCGTTTCTATGAAGTCAGCGAAGCCGAGCTGGATATTCAGCGTGACGCTTTCCGCGAAGGCCGCGCGCAGGTTCGCATCGAAGAAACCGAGTTCGACTTTGCGCAATACACCCAATTTTTGGCCGACAACGCCGCCGATATTACCGAATTCCGCGCCCAACAGGCCGGTGCGTTCACCCGTGAAGTGGCGCACTGGCACGAAGCGGAGAGCGCCGCCGTGGAAGCCGCCGCCAATGCCGTGCAGTTAGTGGAAGACGAGGCGGATCAGGACGGGCACTTAGTCAGCGCCGATCTCAACGGCAACGTCTGGAAAATTCTGGTGGAACCGGGCCAGCAGGTCGAAGAAGGCCAGCCGCTGATTGTCGTCGAGGCGATGAAAATGGAGCTGTCCGTTAACGCGCCGTGCGCCGGTACGGTACTGAAAATCAGTTGCCAGCAGGGCCGTCCGGTCGGGCCGGGCGATGCCCTGTTGTGGCTGGACGCAGCCGTTTAA
- the urtC gene encoding urea ABC transporter permease subunit UrtC has product MSQPLTITGVQKAPKIAISVGTLGLIILIILPFLALLPADSPLAISTYTLTLIGKILCYAIVAVALDLVWGYAGLLSLGHGLFFALGGYAMGMYLMRQAAGSGLPDFMSFLSWTELPWFWAGTQHFAWALCLIVLVPGALAFVFGYFAFRSKIKGVYFSIMTQALTYAGMLLFFRNETGFGGNNGFTGFTTLLGFQVTATGTRVGLFLMTVLVLVFSMALGFALARSKYGRVLTAVRDAENRLIFCGYDPKGFKLFVWTVSAMLCGLAGALYVPQVGIINPSEMSPTNSIEAAIWVALGGRGTLIGPIIGAGIVNGAKSWFTVAIPEYWQFVLGGMFILVTLFLPQGVIGLLRKRKS; this is encoded by the coding sequence ATGAGCCAACCGTTAACGATTACCGGCGTGCAGAAAGCGCCGAAAATTGCGATTTCCGTGGGCACGCTGGGGCTGATCATTCTGATTATCCTGCCGTTTCTGGCGCTGCTTCCGGCAGACAGCCCGCTGGCGATTTCTACTTACACGCTGACGCTGATCGGTAAAATCCTGTGCTACGCCATTGTTGCGGTCGCGCTGGATCTGGTCTGGGGCTATGCCGGTTTGCTGTCGCTCGGCCACGGCTTGTTCTTCGCGCTCGGCGGTTACGCAATGGGCATGTATCTAATGCGTCAGGCGGCGGGCAGCGGCCTGCCGGATTTCATGTCATTTCTGTCGTGGACTGAACTGCCGTGGTTCTGGGCCGGAACACAGCATTTTGCCTGGGCGTTATGCCTGATCGTTCTGGTGCCCGGCGCGCTGGCGTTCGTGTTCGGCTATTTCGCCTTCCGTTCAAAAATCAAAGGCGTCTATTTTTCGATTATGACGCAGGCGCTGACCTACGCCGGTATGTTGCTGTTTTTCCGCAATGAAACCGGCTTTGGCGGCAACAACGGCTTCACGGGTTTCACCACCCTGCTCGGCTTTCAGGTCACCGCCACCGGCACCCGCGTCGGATTATTTTTGATGACCGTTTTAGTGCTGGTCTTCAGTATGGCGCTCGGTTTCGCGCTGGCGCGCAGCAAATATGGCCGCGTACTGACCGCCGTGCGCGACGCCGAAAACCGGCTGATTTTCTGCGGCTACGATCCGAAAGGCTTCAAGCTGTTCGTTTGGACGGTTTCCGCCATGCTGTGCGGTCTGGCGGGCGCGCTGTACGTGCCGCAGGTCGGCATCATTAATCCCAGCGAAATGTCACCCACCAACTCCATCGAAGCCGCCATCTGGGTGGCGCTCGGCGGGCGCGGCACGCTGATCGGCCCGATTATTGGCGCGGGCATCGTCAACGGCGCGAAAAGCTGGTTCACCGTCGCCATCCCCGAATACTGGCAATTTGTTCTCGGCGGCATGTTCATTCTGGTGACGCTGTTTCTGCCGCAAGGCGTGATTGGCCTGCTGCGTAAAAGGAAATCCTGA
- the urtE gene encoding urea ABC transporter ATP-binding subunit UrtE — protein MLQVNELNQFYGGSHILRGLSFDAKIGEVTCLLGRNGVGKTTLLKCLMGLIPAKSGTIRWQDQTINARKPHQRVQAGIAYVPQGREIFPRLTVEENLLMGLSRFSGNAAKQVPDEIYHLFPILLEMKHRRGGDLSGGQQQQLAIGRALACKPGLLILDEPTEGIQPSVIKEIGAVIRQLAAKGDMAILLVEQFYDFAAELADSYLVMSRGSIVKRGRGEEMEAENVRGMVAI, from the coding sequence ATGTTGCAAGTAAATGAACTGAATCAGTTTTACGGCGGCAGTCACATTCTGCGCGGCCTGTCCTTTGACGCAAAAATCGGTGAAGTCACCTGCCTGCTGGGCCGCAACGGCGTGGGTAAAACGACACTGCTGAAATGCCTGATGGGGCTGATCCCGGCAAAGTCCGGCACCATCCGCTGGCAGGATCAAACCATCAATGCCCGCAAGCCGCATCAGCGGGTGCAGGCGGGCATTGCCTACGTCCCGCAGGGACGCGAAATTTTTCCGCGCCTGACGGTAGAAGAAAATCTGCTGATGGGGCTTTCGCGTTTTTCCGGCAATGCGGCAAAACAGGTGCCTGACGAAATCTATCACCTGTTCCCGATTCTGCTGGAAATGAAGCACCGGCGCGGCGGTGATTTGTCCGGCGGCCAGCAGCAGCAACTGGCGATTGGACGTGCGTTAGCCTGCAAACCCGGCCTGCTGATCCTCGACGAACCCACCGAAGGCATTCAGCCCTCCGTCATCAAGGAAATCGGTGCGGTGATCCGACAGCTCGCCGCCAAAGGCGACATGGCGATTTTGCTGGTCGAACAGTTCTACGATTTCGCCGCCGAACTCGCGGACAGTTATCTGGTGATGTCGCGCGGCAGCATCGTGAAACGCGGACGCGGTGAAGAGATGGAAGCGGAAAATGTGCGAGGCATGGTGGCAATTTAA
- a CDS encoding GntR family transcriptional regulator → MQLTGSKSSRSKNRPEGLAERIYQQLKDDIFSFRLLPGDKFSENDIAERMEVSRTPVRQALFWLEREGYVEVFFRSGWQVRPFDFDFFEQLYDLRIVLELEAVKRLCALPPAAQPLQLAELKAFWIDEPRLEDGQVVSRYDEEFHMTLVAAAGNAEMARIHRELTEKIRIIRRLDFTKDERVNATYKEHASILLAIIQQQTEEAQRQLHDHIAVSKAEVRKITLHMLHRARAENDEGTPS, encoded by the coding sequence ATGCAACTGACGGGCTCTAAATCTTCACGCAGCAAAAACCGGCCGGAAGGGCTGGCGGAACGGATTTACCAGCAACTCAAAGATGACATTTTCAGTTTCCGGCTGCTGCCGGGCGACAAGTTCAGCGAAAACGACATCGCCGAACGTATGGAAGTCAGCCGCACACCGGTGCGTCAGGCGTTGTTCTGGCTGGAGCGCGAAGGCTATGTCGAAGTGTTTTTCCGCAGCGGCTGGCAGGTACGCCCGTTCGATTTCGACTTTTTCGAGCAGCTTTATGACCTGCGCATTGTGCTGGAGCTGGAAGCGGTGAAACGCCTGTGCGCCCTGCCGCCTGCGGCACAGCCGCTGCAACTGGCCGAGCTGAAAGCGTTCTGGATTGACGAGCCCCGGCTCGAAGACGGTCAGGTGGTTTCACGTTACGACGAAGAGTTTCACATGACGCTGGTGGCGGCGGCCGGGAATGCTGAAATGGCCCGCATCCACCGCGAACTGACGGAGAAAATCCGCATTATCCGCCGTCTGGATTTCACCAAAGACGAGCGTGTTAACGCGACGTACAAGGAACACGCGAGCATTTTGCTCGCCATCATTCAACAACAAACTGAGGAGGCGCAACGCCAGTTACATGACCACATTGCCGTCAGCAAAGCCGAGGTGCGCAAGATTACCCTGCATATGTTGCACCGGGCGCGGGCGGAGAATGACGAAGGCACACCGTCATGA
- the bhsA gene encoding multiple stress resistance protein BhsA, whose translation MKNVKIFAVAATLSLISFGSFAAQQINQPSADMQKIGVISAANSTTLGGLEAKLSQQAKEAGASSYRIISVTGNNKLHADAEIYK comes from the coding sequence ATGAAAAACGTCAAAATTTTTGCTGTAGCTGCAACCCTTTCCCTGATTTCTTTCGGCAGCTTCGCGGCTCAGCAGATTAATCAGCCATCAGCAGACATGCAGAAAATCGGTGTCATTTCCGCGGCTAACTCCACCACCCTCGGTGGCCTGGAAGCGAAACTGTCTCAGCAGGCTAAAGAAGCCGGTGCTTCTTCTTACCGCATCATCTCCGTGACCGGTAATAACAAACTGCACGCTGACGCTGAAATCTATAAATAA